The Ascidiaceihabitans donghaensis genome includes the window CTTTTGTACTGGCACGGCGCTGCGCCACGGCTATGTTCCCTTCAGAACGACAATAACTTTGGAAGCATCATAGCGTATGCCCACAGCACTGCCAGCGAAACGATTGGTTAAGGATCATAAACATTGTGTGACCTGAGCACAGAATTGCTGGATTGGTATGACCTGCATGCTCGCGCCATGCCGTGGCGCACGCCCCCCGCCGAAAAACAAGCCGGCGTTCGTCCAGACCCCTATAGAATATGGCTATCAGAGGTCATGTTGCAGCAAACGACAGTCGCTGCTGTCACCGAATACTTCAATCGCTTTACCAAACGCTGGCCCACCGTCAGCGCTCTTGCCGCAGCAGATGACGCAGATGTGATGGGCGAATGGGCGGGTCTTGGATATTATGCCCGCGCCCGCAATTTGTTGAAATGCGCCCGCGCCATCGTGGCCGACCATGGCGGCATTTTCCCTGCCGATCATGCCGCGTTGCTAAAGCTGCCCGGCATCGGCCCCTACACGGCGGCGGCCATCAGCTCCATCGCATTTGATCTGCGCCATGTCGTTGTGGATGGCAACGTCGAGCGCGTCATGGCGCGGTTGTACAACGTGCACACGCCACTGCCAGCCGCCAAACCTGAATTGACCACCCTTGCCGAGGCGTTGACACCAAACAGCCGCCCTGGCGATTACGCCCAAGCCGTGATGGATTTGGGCGCCACCCTTTGCACCCCGAAATCCCCCGCCTGCGGCATATGCCCGTGGCGCATGCCCTGTCTGGCAAGACAAGCAGGCACCGCGCAGGACCTTCCCAAGAAAACACCTAAGAAACCCAAACCCGTCCGTCATGGCACGGTGTATCTGGCCCGGCGCAGCGATGGCGCTTGGCTGTTGGAAACCCGCCCCGACAAGGGGCTTTTGGGTGGCATGCTTGGGTGGCCCGGATCAGATTGGGTTGATGTGGCAGATAACCGTCCGGCCGGTATGCCCCCGATCGAAGCCCAATGGTCCCCGCTTGCAGGTGAGGTGCGCCATACGTTTACGCATTTCCATCTGATCTTAACCGTTTTGCATGCAGACACCGACAACACGCCCACGCAAGGCACATTTGTTCCACGCGAGGCATTCCGCCCTTCCGATTTGCCCACAGTCTTTCGCAAAGCCTTCGACTTGATCGCCAATCCGCCGCATTGAGACGCGTTCCGTTTCAGCGTAGTCTTCGCCAAGAACAGCCAAGGACTCCGTCATGACCTTACCTGCCGCAGAATTGTCAAAGCTGACACGGGCCCTGCCCTTTGCCATTTCCCTAGCACTTATCCCCTTGGCATGGATCGGTGCATTTTACGGGGGATGGACGGTTGTTTTGCTGCCTCTCGTTACGTGGTACATGTTTTCGTTTCTGGACGCCGCCATCGGTCTGAACACCGAAAACGGCGATCTGGATGCAACAGACGATGATCTGTTTTGGTACAGCGCCATCACCATCGCTTGGGTGCCTTTGCAATTTCTGACCCTGTTCGGGATGATTTGGTATGTGGCCCCTGCCGAACACCTGTCTTCTTTAGAAAAAGTCGTGCTTTTCTTTGGCGTGGGCGTGATTACGGGCACTGTGGGCATCAACTATAGCCATGAACTGATGCATCAAAAAAACAAACTGGAACGCTTTATGGGCGACGCCTTGCTGGCGATGGTCCTGTATTCGCACTTCCGGTCTGAACACCTGCTTGTGCACCATCGCTATGTCGCAACCCCAAAAGATCCCGTAACAGCACGTTGGAACGAAAGCTTTTACCGATTTTACCCCCGCGTTTTGCGACAGTCCCTTCTGTCTGCGTGGAATGCCGAAAAGGGGATGCTGGCGCGTAAAGATTTGCCATGGTCAGATCGGTCGAACCCGTTTTTCAAATATTGGGCGATGCAAGGCGGTTGTATCGGGCTTGCTGTTATCTTGGGGGGCTGGACGGGCCTTGCATTGTTTTTGATCCAAGCCAGCGTGGCGATCTGGCAATTGGAACTGGTCAACTATGTCGAACACTACGGTTTGACACGGAAACACTTGGGTGATGGCAAATATGAACATGTGCATCCGCACCATTCATGGAACGCTGCGCATAAGGCGTCGAACTGGTTGTTGATCAATCTGCAACGCCACTCGGATCACCATTACAAACCCGATCGCCGTTTTCCAGTGCTGCAAAATTACACCGACGCACAGGCACCGCAACTGCCCTATGGGTATCCGGTCATGACGGTCGCTGCGATGTTTCCACCGCTTTGGCGCAAAGTCATGCACCCGCGCGTACGCAAGTGGCGCGAAATGTATTATCCAGAAATCACCGACTGGAAGCCCTACAACAAAGCGCAAAACCCGCTTCCACGCTGACCACTTCTTAAACATTTGCTGTCAAACGTGTCGGCGCAGATGTGAAAAGTGGATATGTAATGCAAGCTCAAACAGTAGCGTCGAAACCCCGTCCCGAACGGGTGTGCCTAGTCGTAGAAGACAACAAGTTTGACCAAACGCGTATCTCGCGGGCCATGTCACACGGGTGCCGGGACATCAGCCTCGTGTTCACAGACACTTTGGCAAAAGCACGCGCAAAAATCGCTGAAAATCCATTTATGATGATCTTACTGGACAACAACCTGCCGGACGGTATGGGCGCGGATTTTGCCGTGGAATTATCCAAACATCCGACCTATAGCAAAACACCCGTCGTTATGGTCAGCGATTGGCCGTCGCCTTTTATGTGGGCCAAAGCCACCAAGGCCGGTGTCCATTACATCGTCAGCAAAGACGACTTCCATTCCGGATATGTGCAGTCCGCGTTGGAAAAGTCGCAACAACGGGTGCAT containing:
- the mutY gene encoding A/G-specific adenine glycosylase → MCDLSTELLDWYDLHARAMPWRTPPAEKQAGVRPDPYRIWLSEVMLQQTTVAAVTEYFNRFTKRWPTVSALAAADDADVMGEWAGLGYYARARNLLKCARAIVADHGGIFPADHAALLKLPGIGPYTAAAISSIAFDLRHVVVDGNVERVMARLYNVHTPLPAAKPELTTLAEALTPNSRPGDYAQAVMDLGATLCTPKSPACGICPWRMPCLARQAGTAQDLPKKTPKKPKPVRHGTVYLARRSDGAWLLETRPDKGLLGGMLGWPGSDWVDVADNRPAGMPPIEAQWSPLAGEVRHTFTHFHLILTVLHADTDNTPTQGTFVPREAFRPSDLPTVFRKAFDLIANPPH
- a CDS encoding alkane 1-monooxygenase, producing the protein MTLPAAELSKLTRALPFAISLALIPLAWIGAFYGGWTVVLLPLVTWYMFSFLDAAIGLNTENGDLDATDDDLFWYSAITIAWVPLQFLTLFGMIWYVAPAEHLSSLEKVVLFFGVGVITGTVGINYSHELMHQKNKLERFMGDALLAMVLYSHFRSEHLLVHHRYVATPKDPVTARWNESFYRFYPRVLRQSLLSAWNAEKGMLARKDLPWSDRSNPFFKYWAMQGGCIGLAVILGGWTGLALFLIQASVAIWQLELVNYVEHYGLTRKHLGDGKYEHVHPHHSWNAAHKASNWLLINLQRHSDHHYKPDRRFPVLQNYTDAQAPQLPYGYPVMTVAAMFPPLWRKVMHPRVRKWREMYYPEITDWKPYNKAQNPLPR
- a CDS encoding response regulator is translated as MQAQTVASKPRPERVCLVVEDNKFDQTRISRAMSHGCRDISLVFTDTLAKARAKIAENPFMMILLDNNLPDGMGADFAVELSKHPTYSKTPVVMVSDWPSPFMWAKATKAGVHYIVSKDDFHSGYVQSALEKSQQRVH